A region of the Bacteroidota bacterium genome:
CCCTATTGCCACAAAATATCAGAATGAAATATTGAGCTTGCCTGTTTATCCTGAAATGACAAATGAAATGATTGAATATATTGTTAAAACTATCAATAAATTTTATTCCTAAGAATATTTTTTACAACAAAATAATTTATATACCGATTACATTTGACATAATGATAACTCAATTATTGAAAACAATTTGGTAAAATTTTTTTAAGCTCCATTTTATTTGTATATTTGTTGTTTATATTTATGTGATGAATATTTTGATTATTATTACTTATATAAAAAAATAATGTGATGTTAAAAAATAAATTACCTCTCTTTTTTTTAGTCTTTTTTTTTATGTATTTCAATTCTGCATTTGCAATAAAAAGACCAATACAGAACTCCACATTTATTGAAAATAAAGGACAAATTATTGATCAATTTGGTAAAAACAGAAATGATATTAAATATCTACTTTCAAGTAATAGTTTCTCAGTTCATTTAAAAACAAATAGTTTTAGTTATGAATTTCAAAAAAAAATAAATAATGGAAGTTCAAATGATATAAAAAAGACTTCTTATGAATATCATAGGATAGACATAGAATTGTTAAACTGCAATGTTCAACCTGAGATTATTCCTGTTGGAAAAAATAAAGAATATTTTAATTATTATAATGTTGAATCAAAGCCAAATGGTATTACACATGTAAATACTTATAAAAAAATAATTTATAAAAACATCTATCCAAATATTGATTTGATGTTTTATTCAAAACATGAAAATGACAATTATATTTTCAAATATGATTTCATAATTCATCATGGAGGAGATATTAATTTGATAAAAGTCAAATACAATGGAATGGATAATATTTCTTTAGATGACTCATCCAACTTAGAAATAAAAACTCGTTTTGGAATTATTCAAGAACAAATTCCAATATGCTATACTGAAAGTAATGAAACCATTAATATAAAATTCAGCCTTAGCAAAAATATTGTTTCATATAAAAGTAAAAAAAACATTTATTTACAAACCTTATACATTGACCCAATTGTAAAAAGAGTTTGGGGAACTTATTTCGGTGGAAGTAGAAATGATGTAACCTCGGGTCTTGCAGTAGATAGTAATTCAAATGCAATAATTTGCGGAACAACAATATCATCAAGTAATATAGCAACATCAGGCAGTCATCAAGATACCTTTGGAGGATTTAGAGATGCTTTTGTAGCAAAATTTGACTCAACAGGTACACTATTATGGGCAACATATATTGGAGGAATTTATGAAGACAGAGCTTATGATATCACAACAGATTATGATGATGACATTTACATGACAGGATGGAGCTTAAGTTCAACCAATATTGCAAGTAATGGGGCTTATCAATCAAGTTTAGCAGGAGGAAGAGATGCTTTTATTATAAAATTATACTCCAACGGAACAAGAGCTTGGGGAACATACTTAGGAGGTAATAGTTTTGATGAAGGTGCAGGAATAATGTCTGACTTATCCAAAAATATTTTCGTAGTAGGTTGGACAGAAAGCACTTCAAATCTTGCTACTTCCGGAGCATATCAAACAACTTATGGTGGAGGTTCTAAGGATGCTTTTATATCCAAATCCGATTCATCGGGAAATTTAATATGGTGTACATATTATGGAGGAAATGATTATGAGCGTGCCAGAAAAACTTGTATTGATGATAGTAATAATCTTTTTATTGTCGGACAAACAGGCAGTTCTTCAAGCATTACCACTTCAGGTTCTCACCAGCCTATTTATGGTGGAGGATCAAATGATGCTTTTATTCTAAAGTTTTCCACTAACGGTAACAGACTTTGGGGCACTTACTATGGAGGAATTAGTGATGATAAAGGATATCAAATCACTTTATTAGGAAATTATTTTTATATTGTAGGTTTTACATCAAGTTCAAACAATATTGCAACCTCAGGAACTCATCAGCCATCCCTTTCAGGAGGTTTTGATGGCTTTATTGCAAAATTTGACCTTCTGGGAAATCGTAGCTGGGGAACATATTACGGTGGCACTAATGATGATTTAGCAAGAGCAATTATTATCAATCAAAATGCTAGCATAATAATAAGTGGTCAAACAAAAAGCACTTCAAATATTGCTACAAACGGAAGTCATCAAACTACAATAGGAAGTTATTACGATGGGTTTTTAGCAAAATTCAATAATAATGGCACTCAAATTTGGGGGACATATTATGGTGGAAATGGAGATGATTACTTTGCACGAAAAATGGCATTGGATCCAGAGTTCTATATCTATACTACAGGAGTTACTGAAAGCACCTCAAACATCGCCACATCAGGTACTCATCAAACAACTTATGGAGGAGGTACAGATGCTATGGTTATTAGATTTTGTGACCAGCCAATAATCATCAGAAATCCAGGAGATCGTTCAAAATGCGAAAATGATTCTGTTGAATTTCATGTTACACTTGATGGATCAGGTGCAAAATATTATTGGTATAAAAATGGAAATTTAATATCAGGTGAAAATGACAGTGTCTTATCTATAATGAATCTTCAAATTTCTGATTCGGGAAATTATTTTTGTATTATTAGAAGTCAATGCTTAAATGGAAGTGATACCTCTTTCATAGCTCATTTATCTGTTTATCCCACTCCAAATATTAACCTTGGAAATGATACAACTATTTACAGTTCTCAATACTTATTAAACGCTTCTTATTCCGGTGCTTCATATTTATGGCAAGACAATTCTACCGATTCAACTTTTCTTGTAACACAAAGCGGAACATATTGGGTTAAAGCTTCAATACAAAACTGCCATACTTTTGATACAATTAATATCTCTATGCTTATTCCACAATTTACACCCTACCCTTGCCAAGACTATGTATGGGCAATTCCTGCTTTTAGCAATGGTGACGAAATAGCAAGAAGATTAATAATGGACACATTGGGAAATAGCTATATTACAGGTTATTGCGATGGGAGTACATTGAAATTAGGGAAATACAGTTTGACTTCCAAAGGACAAGACGATGCTTTTATTGCTAAAATTAACAAAAAAGGAATTGTAATTTGGGCTAAAAGATTTGGTGGGTCAACTAATGACCTAGGAAAAGCATTAGCTTTTGATACTTTAGGAAATATTTATTTCTTTGGTTCTTTTTACAGTAACTCAATATCCTTTGGTTCAACAACTTTATCAAACAATGGATCCGAAGATTTATTTCTGGTAAAATTAGACACACACGGAAGCATTATCTGGGCTAAAAGCTTTGGTGGTTCTTTAGAAGAAGATGCTTATGGTGTATCAGTTGACCAATTCAATAACGTTTATATCGCAGGGCGTTTTATCAGTTCAACTATTACATTCGGAACACAAACAGTTACGAAATCAGGGCTTGGTGATTTGTTTTTTGTAAAGCTAAATTCCTCGGGTAATACAATTTGGGTTAATCATATTGGTACTAATGATGATGACAGAGCAATCTATGTTCTTCACGATAATAATGGTGATATTTATATTTCAGGACGTTTTGAAAGTACTTCATTAACATTTGGTAGTACTACATTAACAAATTACGGACCTCAGGGAACTACAGATTTTTATCTTGCTAAATACAACAATTCAGGACAATTTGCATGGGTTGTTCAAGCAGGAGGTAATGATAATGACGGATTATTTGGAGCTGATATTGACCAGTATGGAAATATTTATGTTACAGGACAATATTCAAGTTCTACTATGACATTTAAATCAACTAATTCAGCAACTGCATCTATTTCAAACAATGGAGGAAGAGATGTTTTTATGGCGAAATATGATTCTACAGGTAAAATTAGCTGGGCAAAAAGTATTGGTGGCAGTTTAGATGAAAGAGGAACTTCAATTAGTGTTAATGATATTGGCAGTTTATATTTAACAGGTTATTTTAAAAGCAACTCTGTTTCTTTTGATTCGGAAACTCTAACAAACAAAGGTGGTTCGGATGCTTTTATAACTAAGTACGATTATAGCGGAAATGTTATTTGGGCAAAAAATATTGCAGGAACAGGAGATGAAGAAGGTCGAAGCATTAAATCAGACAATAAGGGAAACTTAACATTAACAGGCTGGTATTCCAGTCAGCTACTTGAATTTAATGACAGTATTAGTTTAAATAATTATATAAATAATGATGTTTTTATTGCCAGAATAGAGCCTGTTGTTATTACATCTTTTACACAAACAAATCTGGATTGTGAAAGTGATAGTTCTGCAAGCATTGACCTTACAATAGATTGCGGGGTTCCTCCATTTTCTTATCATTGGTCAACAGGAGATACCACAGAAGACCTTTCTAATTTACCTGCAGGAAAATATTCTGTAACAGTTACAGATTCAATGGGGCTTAAAGGATATGAACAAATTACAATTAATTACATTGAAAAGCCACTTGATATCGGAGAGTCAAAACTACTTTTTTCACTTAACGATGATTTAATAGCATATTATCCTTTTGATGGAAATACAAATGACCAAAGTGGAAATAATCATAATGCAACAAATCATGGTGCTACTTTAACAAACGGAATTTGTGGGCAAGCATATAGTTTTGATGGCAACAATGATTACATTGAGACATCCTATCATCCGGATTTTACACCGGAAAAACAAAGCTGGACATTATCCGCTTGGGTAAAAGTACCTTCCTCAAGTGTAGGTTCTAAAAAAATTATTGAGTGGTATCGTTGTGGAGTTACAAACTGTACAAATCAAGATTACGCAGGCTATCAAATACGATTTGATCCATCAAATAAAATAGATTTTAGATTAAGAAATAATACAACAACTACAGTAGAAAAAATTACTTCATCTATTTCTTATGCAGATAACAAATGGCACTTGGTTACAGGAATTTACGATCAAGAAGCCGATAGTATCTGGCTGTATGTTGACAAATGCCTTGTTGGTTCAAAAAAAATAGCAGACCTAACAATTTCAGATGGCGGAAATCAAATCCCTCTTGAAATAGGAAGGCAATATAGCACAACCAATTCTAAATCATATTTTGAGGGACTTATTGATGAGGCAAGAATCTATAACAAAGCTTTAAAGCCTTATGAAGTACGCTCCTTGTATCACAAATGTAAACCTCTTGGAATTGATGTTATTCATGCATTAGGATGTTCTGTTGATTCTTCAAAAATTACTTTATTTAATCCTGAATACAACGTTAGCTACCAATTAGTTTATGAAACAGATTCTTCTCAAGTTTCTACTTCTAAAAGAGGATTATGCCTTGACAGTCTCTTGCTTTTTACAGGTGCTCAGTTCGATACATTGGATATAAAAATTATTGCTACTCACGTAATTTCCGGATGTACTAAAATACTTGATACAACAATAATCAATCATTTTTCACCCTCACCTATTGGTGATTTTTCTGTAAACGATTCATCTCAATGTTTTAATAATAATTACTTTTACTTTACAAATAACTCAAGTATTTCCTCCGGAAATTTATCATACTTCTGGGATTTAGGAAATGGTACAAATGCGTATTCAAAAGATACAAATTATAGCTATCAGGATACAGGTAAATATATTGTTAAACTAATTTGTGTTTCAGACCATAACTGTAGCGATACAATTACAAAAGTAATTTCTATATACCCCGACCCTGATGTTAGCTTTAACATCAATGACAGTTCTCAATGCTTAGATAACAACAACTTTATTTTTACAACAACATCAGACACAAGCGGAATATCTTTTAAATGGTTTTTTAGCGATGGTATTACAAGTAACACATTAAATTTAACACGCAAATTTTCTAAAACAGGAACATATCAGGCAAAACTTATTGCTACGTCAAATTTTGCTTGCAAAGATTCTTTAACAAAAACATTTATAATTTCGGATGCACCACCGCCAGATTTTTCAATTAATGATACTTCTCAATGCCTTTATGGCAATGATTTTATTTTTGCAAATAATACAGATACATCATCAGGAAATTTATCTTTTATCTGGCGATATGACGATGGAACAAATGCTTATTCAAAAGATGGGAAACATTCATACGGGAGCATAGGAGGATATTTTGTTGAATTGGTTGTTATTGATAAAAACGGATGCAGAGATTCTATTACAAAAGCAATTAAAGTTCATCAAGGATCAATTGCTGATTTTGATACAATAATTGATAAGTGCTCAATGTCTGTTCAACTTGTAAATAAATCAATTGATGCAAGTACGTACTATTGGTCTTTTGGAGATGGGAATTCCAGCGAGGAAGAAAATCCTCTGCATCAATATTCGGAAGGTGGTGAATATGAAATATTCTTATTTACGGATAAAAATATAAGGTGTTCGGATACTACTTCAGTATTAATAAAAGTAAAAAATATCAACAACAATATTTTTATTCCAAATGTGTTTACGCCAAACAATGATGGTTTGAATGATAAATTCAAAATGTCAAGTATTGAATACGAATGCTTCCCATACACCTTGATGATATTTAATCGTTGGGGACAAAAAATTTATGATTCAAAAGATAGTATTGGAATACCTATTTGGGATGGAACATACAAAGGCAAACTTATTTCGGAAGGTGTTTATTACTATATTTTAATTGGAAATAATTTTAAAAGAAGTGGAACTGTAACTTTGATTCGTTAATCAGATTTTTCAGCATAAACAAAAACGTTTGTAGCGAGAAAAGGATTTTTTGTTAACTGTCCTTTAAATACTGTTTTTAGCATAAAATTCTTGAATTTACTTTCTTTTAAAACATCCAATGGTGCAGTCATTAGTTTAGCCTCTTTCACTTCAAAACCTGAATCTTTTAAAAGATTAACTATTCTTTTTTTTGTATAAATTCTTGCATTTGACCAACGTTCATGCAAAGGCTTTGGCAACCATGAAAAAAATGGAACTCTGTTCCACGATAAAAGCGGGAGCTTCGCTCCGTGAGTTTCAAATATCCACCATTTATGAGGAACTGTAATTGCAATTTTACCACCGGGCTTTAGCATGTCAAATAGTTTTTTTACGCTTTCTTCTTTTTTTAAATGCTCTATAACTTCAAAGCAAACTAATCTGTCAAATTTGAGATTAGTTTTTTCATCTTCAACATTCATTAAAATTATTTCACAATTATCGCAATTTCTTTCTTTCTTTATTTCTTCAAAAAGCTTTTTGTTTTCCTCAAAGATGTCAATGCCATAGCATTTATTAAAATACTCGGAAAGAAGAAAAACAGTATTTCCATTTCCGCAACCTACGTCAACAAGAGTTTTTTCTTTATCAAAAAATCCCGGAATTTGCTTAAGCAAATCAACTCTCGTTTTGACAAATAGGTCATTAAAATCAGCAGGTAAACCGATGTAATGACCTTCTTTAAATCTGTTTTTATCAACCTTTGACATCTGTATTTTTACTTATTTCCCTCTTTAATTTCCTCAACTTTGGATTTTATAAAATAATCTTTTTGGTAATAAAAAATTGAAGCAATCACAAGTAAGACTAAAATAATTGAACTTGTAAGAGAAATTTTACTGCCAATAAAATATGATTTCGGTTCAAACTTAAATTCAATATTATGTTTTCCTGCTGGAACTTTCATAGCTCGCAAAATATAATTTGCTCTAAAATGATTAACTAATTTACCATCAATATATGCGTTCCAACCTTTAGAATAATATATTTCAGAAAATACAGCAATTTGGTCAGTACTTGAATTTGATTGATAGTTTAGATGATTCGGATGATATTCTGTAAGAACAATTGAGGCTAAATCATTCTTTTTGAAAATAAAACCTTCAAACTGATTTGCAAATTTCTCATCAACAATAGCTGTTTTATCAGGGTCAAATCCCTTCATAGCATTTATTTCTTGGTCAGGGTTTTTAGCAAGTTTTATTTCTTCAATAAACCAAGCATTTCCAAGGTGATTTTTATTAAATATTATTCCTCTTTGCTCGGCTGAAGCAATAAAATATTTTGTGTTAAGCATATTATAAACAGGGATTTTTGCAGGGTCAATTTGTTTTCCTTCTCTCAAATCACTAATAAGAGCTTGTAATTCAGGTGTTAAGTGATGTTCAATCATATCCTGATATCTTGCCAATTTTGCTCCGTGATATCCACCGATAAATTTATGATAGTAAGCAGGTGAAGCATCATTCCATGGATTAACAGTTAAATCCATTACCCTATAATTAATATCTGGGTCTTGCAAAATAGCTTGGTCGGAAGCACGCATAGCAACCACTTCCTGATTCCTTCTTTGTTTTCTATGAAAATCATCTTTGTTAAAATATCTACTACCAACACCTACAAGATCTATCAAAATTACTAACCCAACAATTGCATAAAAATATTTAATTTTTAATTTTTCAGTGTAGTACAAATAAATAGAACCCGCAACGAGAAGAATAAAAATTAACGACCTAAGAGAATCTATTCTTAACATTCTTGCTCTATCTTGTTTCAAAACATCTACAAGCCAAGCATTATCACCTTGTGCTAATTGTTGATCGGCAACTCCTGAAAATGAAAATAATGAACCGCCAAAAAGAATAAAAACAAGTAAAATGCTTCCTACACCATAAAGCGAATATTTTAATGCCTTTTTAAATTCCATTAAAGGTACATCCTTTTTAACAATCTTTTCTAAGGTAAGCATTGATAATATCGGAACTGATAATGAAACAATTAACAGCAATGTCATTGGAACCCTGAATTTATTATACAAAGGAAAATATTTAAAAAACAAATCTGTGAGTACAGGAAAATTCTCTCCCATCGCTAAAAACAAAGCCAAAATAGCAGTTGCAAAAAGCCACCATTTTTTTCTGTCTTTAACAATGAACATTCCAAGTACAAACAAAAATATAATTACTGAGCCAATATAAATTGGACCTGAAGTGGAACGCATAGCTCCCCAATAAGTAGGCATTGATTTTATATAAGTTCTTGCTTGTTGCTGGCTTACACCTTTATTTACAAGTTCTTTAAATGTATGAGAACTTTCACTCAAAGCTTGAGCAGACGCACCACCTGAAAATCCCGGAACTAACAAAGTAAATGATTCTAAAGTACCGTAACTCCAACTTAAGGCGTAATCTTTTTCAAGTCCTTCACCATCTTTTTGTTTTTCTTTCAGGTCTGAGCCACCACGCATTGTAAGTTTTGAATATTCCTGTGTTGTCCACAAAGAAGTAATATTTACAGAAATAGCTAAAATCAACCCAATCAACATAGCTACAGATGCTTTGAAAAAATCCGGAAGTTGTTTTTCTTTAAATGCTCTTACAAAATCAACAATCAATAAAATCATAATCATTATAAAAAGATAGTAGGTTATCTGTAAGTGATTAGCTCTAATTTCCAAGGCTAATGCAATAGCCGTTATTATTAATCCGAGCAGATATTTTTTGCGTAAAGCGAGAATTATTCCACTAAGTACTAAAGGAGCAAAACCGACAGCAAGTCCTTTGGTAATATGTCCTGCTTCAATATTTATTAAATTATAGGAAGAAAAAGCAAATGCTACCCCCCCAATAAAAGCAAGCTCAGGACGTATTCGTAAAACCAACATAAAAATGTAGAAACAAATAAAATAGATAAAGAAACTACCGAATGGAGCAGGTAAAAACTTCAACTTTATAAAACGCATCAAATGAGTTGAAATATTATTAGGATACCTCATCCAAATTTGATAAGTAGGCATTCCGCCAAAAATGGAATTTGTCCACAAAATTGGTCCATCTGTTTTTTTTCCATAATCTGTAATTTCACTTTGCATACTTTTAGCCATTACAATATCGTGTTGTTTCAATACCTTACCTTCCATTGCCGGTGAAAAATAAAAAGCCATTATCACAAAAAAAGCAAGAATTGCTATAATATGCGGCACAAAATTTTTAAGGTTTATTTTTTCTTTCATAATAAATGTTGTCAATTAATTTTTAAATAAATACACAAACAAATGATTTATTAAATTTGTTTTGCGGGGTCAAAATTACTATAATTGTATCAAAAAATTAATATCAAAATGATAACAGTAATAAAGAAATATCTAAATATTTTATTAAAAGGCATTGGAATGGGTGCGGCAAATGTTATCCCC
Encoded here:
- a CDS encoding methyltransferase domain-containing protein, whose amino-acid sequence is MSKVDKNRFKEGHYIGLPADFNDLFVKTRVDLLKQIPGFFDKEKTLVDVGCGNGNTVFLLSEYFNKCYGIDIFEENKKLFEEIKKERNCDNCEIILMNVEDEKTNLKFDRLVCFEVIEHLKKEESVKKLFDMLKPGGKIAITVPHKWWIFETHGAKLPLLSWNRVPFFSWLPKPLHERWSNARIYTKKRIVNLLKDSGFEVKEAKLMTAPLDVLKESKFKNFMLKTVFKGQLTKNPFLATNVFVYAEKSD
- a CDS encoding PKD domain-containing protein; the protein is MLKNKLPLFFLVFFFMYFNSAFAIKRPIQNSTFIENKGQIIDQFGKNRNDIKYLLSSNSFSVHLKTNSFSYEFQKKINNGSSNDIKKTSYEYHRIDIELLNCNVQPEIIPVGKNKEYFNYYNVESKPNGITHVNTYKKIIYKNIYPNIDLMFYSKHENDNYIFKYDFIIHHGGDINLIKVKYNGMDNISLDDSSNLEIKTRFGIIQEQIPICYTESNETINIKFSLSKNIVSYKSKKNIYLQTLYIDPIVKRVWGTYFGGSRNDVTSGLAVDSNSNAIICGTTISSSNIATSGSHQDTFGGFRDAFVAKFDSTGTLLWATYIGGIYEDRAYDITTDYDDDIYMTGWSLSSTNIASNGAYQSSLAGGRDAFIIKLYSNGTRAWGTYLGGNSFDEGAGIMSDLSKNIFVVGWTESTSNLATSGAYQTTYGGGSKDAFISKSDSSGNLIWCTYYGGNDYERARKTCIDDSNNLFIVGQTGSSSSITTSGSHQPIYGGGSNDAFILKFSTNGNRLWGTYYGGISDDKGYQITLLGNYFYIVGFTSSSNNIATSGTHQPSLSGGFDGFIAKFDLLGNRSWGTYYGGTNDDLARAIIINQNASIIISGQTKSTSNIATNGSHQTTIGSYYDGFLAKFNNNGTQIWGTYYGGNGDDYFARKMALDPEFYIYTTGVTESTSNIATSGTHQTTYGGGTDAMVIRFCDQPIIIRNPGDRSKCENDSVEFHVTLDGSGAKYYWYKNGNLISGENDSVLSIMNLQISDSGNYFCIIRSQCLNGSDTSFIAHLSVYPTPNINLGNDTTIYSSQYLLNASYSGASYLWQDNSTDSTFLVTQSGTYWVKASIQNCHTFDTINISMLIPQFTPYPCQDYVWAIPAFSNGDEIARRLIMDTLGNSYITGYCDGSTLKLGKYSLTSKGQDDAFIAKINKKGIVIWAKRFGGSTNDLGKALAFDTLGNIYFFGSFYSNSISFGSTTLSNNGSEDLFLVKLDTHGSIIWAKSFGGSLEEDAYGVSVDQFNNVYIAGRFISSTITFGTQTVTKSGLGDLFFVKLNSSGNTIWVNHIGTNDDDRAIYVLHDNNGDIYISGRFESTSLTFGSTTLTNYGPQGTTDFYLAKYNNSGQFAWVVQAGGNDNDGLFGADIDQYGNIYVTGQYSSSTMTFKSTNSATASISNNGGRDVFMAKYDSTGKISWAKSIGGSLDERGTSISVNDIGSLYLTGYFKSNSVSFDSETLTNKGGSDAFITKYDYSGNVIWAKNIAGTGDEEGRSIKSDNKGNLTLTGWYSSQLLEFNDSISLNNYINNDVFIARIEPVVITSFTQTNLDCESDSSASIDLTIDCGVPPFSYHWSTGDTTEDLSNLPAGKYSVTVTDSMGLKGYEQITINYIEKPLDIGESKLLFSLNDDLIAYYPFDGNTNDQSGNNHNATNHGATLTNGICGQAYSFDGNNDYIETSYHPDFTPEKQSWTLSAWVKVPSSSVGSKKIIEWYRCGVTNCTNQDYAGYQIRFDPSNKIDFRLRNNTTTTVEKITSSISYADNKWHLVTGIYDQEADSIWLYVDKCLVGSKKIADLTISDGGNQIPLEIGRQYSTTNSKSYFEGLIDEARIYNKALKPYEVRSLYHKCKPLGIDVIHALGCSVDSSKITLFNPEYNVSYQLVYETDSSQVSTSKRGLCLDSLLLFTGAQFDTLDIKIIATHVISGCTKILDTTIINHFSPSPIGDFSVNDSSQCFNNNYFYFTNNSSISSGNLSYFWDLGNGTNAYSKDTNYSYQDTGKYIVKLICVSDHNCSDTITKVISIYPDPDVSFNINDSSQCLDNNNFIFTTTSDTSGISFKWFFSDGITSNTLNLTRKFSKTGTYQAKLIATSNFACKDSLTKTFIISDAPPPDFSINDTSQCLYGNDFIFANNTDTSSGNLSFIWRYDDGTNAYSKDGKHSYGSIGGYFVELVVIDKNGCRDSITKAIKVHQGSIADFDTIIDKCSMSVQLVNKSIDASTYYWSFGDGNSSEEENPLHQYSEGGEYEIFLFTDKNIRCSDTTSVLIKVKNINNNIFIPNVFTPNNDGLNDKFKMSSIEYECFPYTLMIFNRWGQKIYDSKDSIGIPIWDGTYKGKLISEGVYYYILIGNNFKRSGTVTLIR
- a CDS encoding YfhO family protein, producing MKEKINLKNFVPHIIAILAFFVIMAFYFSPAMEGKVLKQHDIVMAKSMQSEITDYGKKTDGPILWTNSIFGGMPTYQIWMRYPNNISTHLMRFIKLKFLPAPFGSFFIYFICFYIFMLVLRIRPELAFIGGVAFAFSSYNLINIEAGHITKGLAVGFAPLVLSGIILALRKKYLLGLIITAIALALEIRANHLQITYYLFIMIMILLIVDFVRAFKEKQLPDFFKASVAMLIGLILAISVNITSLWTTQEYSKLTMRGGSDLKEKQKDGEGLEKDYALSWSYGTLESFTLLVPGFSGGASAQALSESSHTFKELVNKGVSQQQARTYIKSMPTYWGAMRSTSGPIYIGSVIIFLFVLGMFIVKDRKKWWLFATAILALFLAMGENFPVLTDLFFKYFPLYNKFRVPMTLLLIVSLSVPILSMLTLEKIVKKDVPLMEFKKALKYSLYGVGSILLVFILFGGSLFSFSGVADQQLAQGDNAWLVDVLKQDRARMLRIDSLRSLIFILLVAGSIYLYYTEKLKIKYFYAIVGLVILIDLVGVGSRYFNKDDFHRKQRRNQEVVAMRASDQAILQDPDINYRVMDLTVNPWNDASPAYYHKFIGGYHGAKLARYQDMIEHHLTPELQALISDLREGKQIDPAKIPVYNMLNTKYFIASAEQRGIIFNKNHLGNAWFIEEIKLAKNPDQEINAMKGFDPDKTAIVDEKFANQFEGFIFKKNDLASIVLTEYHPNHLNYQSNSSTDQIAVFSEIYYSKGWNAYIDGKLVNHFRANYILRAMKVPAGKHNIEFKFEPKSYFIGSKISLTSSIILVLLVIASIFYYQKDYFIKSKVEEIKEGNK